Proteins from a single region of Psychrobacter cryohalolentis K5:
- the yajC gene encoding preprotein translocase subunit YajC, protein MLLFIQAAHAAETAGAASLFGQILLPVAFFAIFYFLVIRPQSKRTKEHRAMVSALTVGSEIIFAGGLMGRIKHLEGDYAVVSLNNNTDIKVQRASVISVLPAGTIESV, encoded by the coding sequence ATGTTGTTATTTATCCAAGCCGCTCATGCTGCTGAAACTGCCGGTGCGGCATCACTGTTCGGTCAAATCTTATTACCAGTTGCTTTTTTTGCTATTTTTTACTTTTTGGTGATTCGTCCACAATCAAAACGTACTAAAGAGCATCGCGCTATGGTAAGTGCTTTGACAGTCGGCAGTGAAATCATATTTGCTGGTGGTTTGATGGGTCGTATCAAACATTTGGAAGGCGATTATGCAGTGGTAAGCTTAAATAATAATACAGATATCAAAGTACAACGTGCTTCTGTTATTTCAGTATTGCCAGCTGGTACTATCGAAAGCGTTTAA
- a CDS encoding hemolysin family protein produces the protein MSVPRLHRSRACRKDASAKPPPTMRGDTRLSIKSLLVLFGITLLPQTVWAAEALADPSASSILLLILFVVVAIGISFICSLAEAALLSMTPSYIADIQETNPKKANMLKSLKVDNIDQSLAAILTLNTVAHTLGSIGAGAQATIVFGSAWFGLFSAIMTLAILFLSEIMPKTLGTIYWRQLGGVVAYFVRGIILLLYPLIWISEKFTKLLVRGKEPQAFSRREFAALASIGEEAGQIDPLESRIIRNLLAFGAIKVEDIMTPRSVMLAFEENKTVAELLVDRPKLTFSRLPIYDGDLDNITGFVLKTDMLLAKVNHAVDRPLTQFKRDITFVFSKMKLFDLLELMLKNRIHIAITVGEYGEVKGLVTLEDVFETLLGLEIVDEIDRVEDMQALARQMMDRRVERLGMKLSDDEHYEDYTADSKQ, from the coding sequence ATGTCTGTACCTCGTTTACATCGTTCGCGTGCTTGTCGTAAAGACGCCTCTGCCAAACCTCCCCCGACGATGCGCGGCGATACTCGCTTGAGTATCAAATCATTGTTGGTATTATTCGGGATAACGTTACTGCCGCAAACGGTTTGGGCGGCTGAAGCTTTGGCAGACCCAAGTGCCAGTAGCATACTACTGCTCATCTTATTTGTGGTAGTAGCGATTGGTATCTCATTTATCTGTTCGTTGGCAGAGGCTGCATTGCTCAGTATGACCCCGTCATATATTGCTGACATTCAAGAAACCAATCCAAAAAAAGCAAATATGCTAAAAAGCTTAAAGGTTGATAATATCGATCAGTCTTTGGCAGCTATCTTGACGCTAAATACAGTGGCGCATACCTTAGGCTCTATCGGTGCTGGTGCGCAGGCAACGATTGTATTTGGTAGTGCCTGGTTTGGTCTGTTTTCTGCAATCATGACATTGGCGATTTTGTTTTTGTCGGAAATCATGCCAAAAACGCTCGGAACAATATACTGGCGACAACTAGGTGGCGTTGTTGCTTATTTTGTCCGCGGTATTATATTGCTGCTGTATCCACTTATTTGGATATCAGAGAAGTTCACCAAGCTGCTTGTACGCGGTAAAGAGCCGCAGGCGTTTAGCCGTCGTGAGTTTGCCGCGCTTGCCAGTATTGGTGAAGAAGCAGGACAGATCGACCCATTAGAGTCACGTATCATCCGTAACCTATTGGCATTTGGCGCTATTAAAGTCGAAGATATAATGACACCGCGTTCAGTGATGCTGGCGTTTGAAGAAAATAAAACCGTTGCAGAATTATTGGTTGATCGCCCAAAGCTGACATTCTCAAGATTGCCAATTTATGATGGCGATTTGGACAATATTACAGGTTTTGTGTTGAAGACGGACATGCTATTAGCAAAGGTGAATCATGCTGTCGATAGACCATTGACGCAGTTTAAACGAGATATCACTTTTGTATTCTCAAAAATGAAGTTATTTGATCTACTAGAGCTGATGCTCAAAAACCGTATCCATATTGCTATTACGGTTGGTGAGTATGGCGAAGTCAAAGGTTTAGTTACTCTAGAAGATGTGTTCGAAACTCTCTTAGGTCTTGAGATTGTCGATGAGATAGATCGCGTTGAAGACATGCAAGCATTGGCACGGCAAATGATGGACAGACGTGTCGAGCGCTTGGGTATGAAGCTAAGTGATGATGAGCATTACGAAGACTATACGGCTGACAGTAAGCAGTAA
- the secD gene encoding protein translocase subunit SecD: MQYPAWKYLLITVVLIIAGLYAAPNLYPDEPAVQITSAAAGTQLSDGILTQSQDLLKEAGLNYHDGTFKGNSALVRLDNPVDQLKAQEVLRKNLGENYVVALNLAQTTPQWLRDIGAKPMKLGLDLRGGVRFVLEVDMDKALEQRLTSASRDIRRDLRAERIAVKGIKNDKRSVVLHFSDTDTRNRAQNVLQSSMGNTFALQSSIDEQGPALILAYNDATLDEINSYAVNQNLTTLRNRIAELGVTEALVQSQGASRIVVELPGVQDTAEAKRVLGRTANLEFRMVAEGAENYTGGIPPAGTEAFPFETLDGPPVLLERQAIVTGDKVTNAQTGIDESGSPEVSITLDSAGGKLMQNATRTAVGKQMAVLFIENKQRIAYEEDPVTGETTEVRTPYAETKVINRANIQAVLGSSFRITGLDSSAEAAELALLLRSGALAAPMYFVEERTIGPSLGQENIDKGLFSTQVGYLLVFAFMIIFYRLFGVIANIALAFNVIIIISIMSILGSSLTLPGIAGIVLTIGMAVDANVLIFERIREEIANGVRPKSAIVAGFDRAYSSIFDANITTLLVAFILFAIGTGPIKGFAITLAIGIVSSLFTAILVTRALIQIAYGKRKSIKRLSIG; this comes from the coding sequence ATGCAATATCCCGCTTGGAAATACCTACTCATCACCGTCGTACTTATCATTGCCGGTCTATACGCTGCTCCTAACTTATATCCTGACGAACCTGCCGTACAGATTACCAGTGCTGCAGCAGGCACACAGTTGTCTGATGGCATTTTAACGCAGTCACAAGACTTGTTAAAAGAAGCTGGCTTGAACTACCATGATGGTACGTTCAAAGGTAACAGTGCATTGGTACGTCTTGACAATCCAGTCGATCAGCTCAAAGCTCAGGAAGTATTGAGAAAAAACTTGGGTGAGAACTATGTAGTCGCACTGAACTTAGCGCAGACAACGCCGCAGTGGTTGCGTGATATCGGCGCAAAGCCCATGAAACTTGGTCTTGATTTGCGTGGCGGCGTTCGTTTCGTCTTAGAAGTTGATATGGACAAGGCGCTCGAACAACGTCTGACCAGTGCCAGTCGCGATATTCGACGAGATCTAAGAGCTGAGCGCATTGCTGTCAAAGGTATCAAAAACGACAAGCGTAGCGTGGTATTGCATTTTTCCGATACAGACACTCGTAACCGTGCCCAAAACGTTTTGCAAAGCTCAATGGGTAATACCTTTGCCCTGCAATCTTCTATTGATGAGCAAGGCCCTGCCCTGATTTTGGCGTATAACGATGCAACGCTTGATGAAATCAACAGCTATGCGGTCAATCAAAACTTGACTACCCTACGCAATCGTATTGCTGAACTTGGGGTAACAGAAGCCTTGGTACAATCACAAGGTGCTAGCCGTATCGTCGTTGAGCTACCAGGTGTACAAGATACCGCTGAGGCAAAACGCGTCCTTGGTCGTACGGCCAATCTTGAATTCCGTATGGTCGCTGAAGGTGCCGAAAACTATACAGGCGGTATTCCACCTGCCGGTACTGAAGCGTTCCCATTTGAAACCCTTGATGGTCCGCCAGTATTATTAGAGCGCCAAGCGATTGTCACTGGTGATAAAGTTACCAATGCTCAAACCGGTATTGATGAAAGTGGCTCACCTGAGGTTAGTATCACCTTAGACAGTGCTGGTGGTAAGCTGATGCAGAATGCTACCCGTACAGCGGTTGGCAAACAAATGGCAGTATTGTTTATTGAAAATAAACAGCGCATCGCTTATGAAGAAGACCCAGTTACTGGCGAAACGACTGAAGTTCGGACGCCATATGCTGAAACAAAAGTCATTAACCGTGCCAATATCCAAGCAGTACTAGGCTCATCTTTCCGTATCACTGGTCTGGATAGTAGTGCTGAAGCCGCTGAGCTTGCATTGTTACTACGCTCAGGCGCGTTAGCGGCACCGATGTATTTTGTTGAAGAGCGCACCATTGGTCCATCACTGGGTCAGGAAAATATCGATAAAGGCTTATTCTCTACGCAGGTTGGTTACTTACTAGTCTTTGCATTTATGATTATCTTCTATCGTCTGTTTGGTGTGATTGCCAATATTGCTCTAGCATTCAACGTTATTATTATTATCTCTATTATGTCCATCTTAGGCTCATCACTGACGCTACCGGGTATCGCTGGTATTGTATTGACCATTGGTATGGCGGTCGATGCCAACGTGCTGATTTTTGAGCGTATTCGCGAGGAAATAGCTAATGGAGTCAGACCGAAATCGGCTATCGTGGCAGGTTTTGATCGTGCTTATAGTAGTATTTTCGATGCCAATATCACAACCTTACTGGTCGCCTTTATCTTATTTGCGATTGGTACAGGTCCGATTAAAGGCTTTGCGATTACTTTAGCCATTGGTATTGTCAGCTCGCTGTTTACGGCAATTTTAGTAACCCGTGCACTGATACAAATTGCTTATGGTAAGCGTAAATCTATCAAACGTCTGAGCATCGGTTAG